The Sphingomonas sinipercae genome contains a region encoding:
- a CDS encoding NAD-glutamate dehydrogenase, whose product MTVHSRLPKSVVDQLRTALTSSALPGETEGLDRTKLREAAEFVADAAASRPAGTTAIDIESTGGEAGRRRMRLVTVNEDMPFLVDSVTGAIAARGLAVHRLLHPIVNIERDADGELLAVGEGSPESVIYIELDRADARGRQDLVRELKDVLSDVRAAVRDWKPMLAQMRSDAECLAGRDAEGAALLGWLADNNFTLLGQAHLKSNGEVREAQGILKREMALWERGAAEAAIDHLGDESRTVLILKADRISPVHRRVPLDVVMVRLADGSLSVHVGLWTSAALRTSADEVPVLRTRLESLDREFGFAPSGHAAKALAHTISTLPHDLLISFNEEEVRAVALTAMGLADRPRPKLLLLPGALHRHIYAFVWLPRDELSTARRRAIARMLELEIEAPITSWSLELGEGELALLRFTLPVDPGAQLPDTEALDEALLEMVRGWAPAVEAELVNVAGAHRATRLALTYLPALPDGYRGRTSPEDAAVDVLRLADLNSADERSVRLAKVGDSGSQLQLKTYRRGQLIPLSDAVPVLENFGFRVLEEMPTSLGGGTIGYIHDFRLELPGVDSVDTILKRASVIEQAIACVLSGAAENDEFNQLVVLAGLDPSAVVWLRAWFRYLRQTGSSFGLLTVVDALRRAPAATDALVALFGALHDPSVKKRDSEVARLRSAFDHALGQVRSIDDDRILRRLRALVEAVVRTNAFAPAAEEALAFKLNSSLVPGLPAPVPWREIWVYSPRIEGIHLRGGPVARGGLRWSDRRDDFRTEILGLMKAQLVKNAVIVPTGAKGGFYPKLLPPPSDRDAWIAEGTESYRIFIRSLLSVTDNIVDDKVVHPEQVVIHDGDDPYFVVAADKGTATFSDVANGIALERGFWLGDAFASGGSNGYDHKAMGITARGAWISVQRHFLEMGTDVQTDPIRVIGVGDMSGDVFGNGMLLSKAIKLVAAFDHRHIFIDPDPDPAASWAERQRLFDLPRSSWDDYDRSKISRGGGVFPRTQKEISLSKEAQAALGIETATIDPASLMNLILRSQVDLLWFGGIGTYVKSSDQLHSEVGDPANDAIRADANQLRVRVIGEGANLGITQAARIEFSEHGGRINTDFIDNSAGVDCSDKEVNIKIPLNREMREGRLTEAKRNTLLARMTDDVAEMVLEDNRLQALALSIAESAGINGLPGHVRTIELLEASGRLDRKVEGLLSSEELLRRGQDNRGMTRPELAVVLSMSKMALQDAIEELDLADDKLLEPELFAAFPKPMRSAHANAIRAHRLRNEIIATRVANRLVNRLGPGVALDLTEEEGASLGQVASAFLVAERLLDLDTLWGQIETAEVPETVRVELFTIAARSVRAHMSDILRATSADASVSALCKLLEPGVRKISAAATKLIRAEVRNEAVARRERLIALGASEDIVKGLVRLFELDGMFGIVALAARRKVDELSLTRAYTMLGEALGIDWAQQQVARFTPSDQWERLLTAGLARDFEQLRIEFLSRVRSKEPHVAVENWVEAQMPRIEQFRQLIARARHEGSVSASMLAQIASQARILLAR is encoded by the coding sequence ATGACGGTCCATTCGCGCCTGCCGAAGTCGGTAGTCGACCAGCTTAGGACCGCACTGACCAGCAGCGCGCTTCCCGGCGAAACCGAAGGCCTCGATCGGACAAAACTTCGCGAGGCCGCCGAGTTCGTCGCGGACGCCGCCGCCTCACGGCCGGCCGGCACGACCGCGATCGACATCGAATCGACCGGCGGCGAAGCGGGACGTCGCCGGATGCGGCTGGTCACCGTCAACGAGGACATGCCGTTCCTAGTCGACAGCGTCACCGGCGCGATCGCCGCGCGTGGCCTGGCCGTTCACCGGCTGCTTCACCCCATCGTCAACATCGAGCGCGACGCGGACGGCGAGCTGCTGGCGGTTGGCGAAGGCAGCCCGGAATCGGTTATCTATATCGAGCTGGATCGCGCCGACGCGCGTGGCCGGCAGGACTTGGTCCGCGAACTCAAGGATGTTCTCAGCGATGTCCGGGCCGCGGTCCGCGACTGGAAGCCGATGCTCGCGCAGATGCGGTCGGACGCCGAATGCCTGGCCGGCCGCGATGCCGAAGGGGCAGCGCTGCTCGGCTGGCTTGCCGACAACAACTTCACCCTGCTTGGCCAGGCCCACCTCAAAAGCAACGGCGAGGTGCGCGAGGCGCAAGGGATATTGAAGCGGGAAATGGCGCTTTGGGAACGCGGCGCCGCCGAAGCCGCGATCGACCATCTCGGCGACGAATCGCGCACCGTCCTGATCCTCAAGGCCGATCGGATCTCGCCGGTCCACCGCCGAGTCCCGCTGGACGTGGTCATGGTCCGGCTCGCCGACGGCTCCCTGTCGGTGCACGTCGGCCTGTGGACCAGCGCGGCGCTGCGCACGTCGGCAGACGAAGTGCCAGTCCTGCGTACCCGGCTTGAAAGTCTCGATCGCGAATTCGGCTTCGCACCCTCGGGCCACGCCGCCAAGGCGCTGGCGCATACGATTTCGACGCTTCCGCACGACCTTTTGATCTCGTTCAACGAGGAAGAGGTGCGCGCCGTTGCCCTTACGGCGATGGGCCTGGCCGACCGTCCGCGGCCAAAGCTGCTGCTCCTCCCCGGAGCGCTTCACCGGCACATCTACGCCTTCGTCTGGCTTCCGCGCGACGAGCTTAGCACCGCCCGCCGGCGCGCGATTGCGCGCATGCTCGAACTGGAAATCGAAGCTCCGATCACCAGCTGGTCGCTGGAGCTTGGCGAGGGCGAGCTGGCGCTGCTGCGCTTCACGCTGCCGGTGGATCCGGGCGCGCAATTGCCCGATACCGAAGCGCTTGACGAGGCGCTGCTGGAAATGGTCCGCGGCTGGGCGCCAGCCGTCGAGGCCGAACTGGTCAATGTCGCCGGCGCGCACCGCGCCACCCGGCTGGCGCTGACCTATTTGCCTGCCCTTCCCGATGGATATCGCGGCCGCACCAGTCCCGAAGACGCAGCGGTCGACGTGCTTCGCCTGGCTGACCTAAACAGCGCCGACGAGCGCTCGGTGCGGCTCGCCAAAGTCGGCGATTCGGGCAGCCAGCTCCAACTCAAGACCTATCGCCGCGGGCAGCTGATCCCGTTGTCCGATGCGGTGCCGGTGCTGGAGAATTTCGGCTTCCGGGTGCTTGAAGAAATGCCGACCTCGCTGGGCGGCGGCACGATTGGCTACATTCACGATTTCCGGCTTGAGCTTCCCGGGGTCGATTCCGTCGACACGATCCTGAAGCGCGCGTCAGTGATTGAGCAGGCCATTGCCTGCGTGCTCAGCGGCGCGGCGGAGAATGACGAATTCAACCAGCTCGTGGTGCTCGCGGGGCTGGATCCGTCGGCGGTCGTCTGGCTGCGCGCCTGGTTCCGTTACCTGCGCCAGACCGGCAGCTCGTTCGGACTGCTTACCGTCGTCGACGCGCTTCGGCGTGCGCCGGCTGCCACGGATGCGCTGGTCGCGCTGTTCGGCGCACTTCACGATCCGTCGGTCAAAAAGCGCGATTCCGAAGTGGCGCGGCTTCGTTCCGCGTTCGACCACGCCTTGGGACAGGTACGCTCGATCGACGACGACCGAATCCTGCGCCGGCTTCGCGCGCTCGTCGAAGCGGTGGTTCGCACCAACGCCTTCGCTCCTGCGGCGGAAGAAGCGCTCGCGTTCAAGCTGAACTCGTCGCTGGTGCCAGGCCTGCCGGCGCCGGTGCCGTGGCGCGAAATCTGGGTCTATTCGCCGCGCATCGAAGGTATCCATCTGCGCGGCGGACCGGTCGCGCGTGGCGGGCTGCGCTGGTCGGACCGGCGTGACGACTTCCGGACCGAAATCCTTGGCCTGATGAAGGCCCAGCTGGTGAAGAATGCAGTGATCGTTCCGACCGGCGCGAAGGGCGGTTTCTATCCCAAGCTGCTGCCGCCGCCGTCCGACCGGGATGCCTGGATTGCGGAAGGGACCGAAAGCTATCGGATCTTCATCCGGTCCCTGCTCTCGGTCACGGACAATATCGTCGACGACAAGGTGGTGCATCCGGAACAGGTGGTCATCCACGACGGCGACGACCCCTATTTCGTCGTCGCGGCCGACAAGGGTACGGCGACCTTCTCCGACGTCGCCAACGGCATCGCTTTGGAACGCGGCTTCTGGCTCGGCGACGCTTTCGCCAGCGGCGGCTCCAACGGCTACGACCACAAGGCGATGGGGATCACCGCGCGCGGCGCCTGGATTTCGGTGCAGCGCCATTTCCTTGAAATGGGCACCGACGTGCAAACCGACCCGATCCGGGTGATCGGCGTTGGCGACATGTCGGGCGACGTCTTCGGCAACGGCATGCTGCTGAGCAAGGCGATCAAGCTGGTCGCCGCCTTCGATCATCGGCACATCTTTATCGACCCCGATCCCGACCCGGCGGCGAGCTGGGCCGAGCGGCAACGCCTATTCGATCTGCCGCGATCAAGCTGGGACGACTACGACCGTTCGAAGATTTCGCGCGGCGGCGGCGTCTTCCCGCGCACGCAGAAGGAAATTTCGCTGTCGAAGGAAGCCCAGGCGGCACTGGGTATCGAGACTGCGACCATCGACCCGGCATCCCTGATGAACCTGATCCTTCGAAGCCAGGTGGACCTGCTGTGGTTCGGCGGGATCGGCACCTACGTGAAGTCGTCCGACCAGCTCCATTCCGAAGTCGGCGACCCGGCCAATGACGCGATCCGGGCCGACGCGAATCAACTGCGGGTGCGAGTCATCGGCGAGGGCGCCAACCTTGGCATCACGCAGGCCGCGCGGATCGAATTTTCCGAGCACGGCGGACGCATCAACACCGACTTCATCGACAATAGCGCCGGCGTGGATTGTTCGGACAAGGAAGTGAACATCAAGATCCCGCTCAATCGCGAAATGCGCGAAGGGCGGCTGACCGAGGCGAAGCGCAATACGCTGCTGGCGCGAATGACCGACGACGTCGCCGAGATGGTGCTTGAAGACAATCGCCTGCAAGCGTTGGCGCTGTCGATCGCCGAAAGCGCCGGGATCAACGGCCTGCCTGGCCATGTCCGGACGATCGAACTGCTCGAAGCGTCCGGCCGGCTCGACCGCAAGGTCGAAGGGCTTCTGTCCAGCGAAGAGCTGTTGCGCCGTGGGCAAGACAATCGCGGCATGACCCGGCCCGAACTGGCGGTGGTCTTGTCGATGTCGAAAATGGCGCTCCAGGATGCGATCGAGGAACTCGATCTGGCCGACGACAAGCTGTTGGAGCCGGAATTGTTCGCGGCCTTTCCAAAGCCGATGCGAAGCGCGCATGCCAATGCCATTCGCGCCCACCGCTTGCGCAACGAAATCATCGCAACGCGGGTCGCTAACCGGCTCGTCAACCGCCTTGGCCCGGGTGTAGCGCTCGACCTGACCGAGGAAGAGGGCGCATCGCTCGGCCAGGTCGCGTCGGCATTCCTGGTCGCAGAGCGTCTGCTCGACCTCGACACGCTGTGGGGACAGATTGAAACCGCGGAGGTCCCGGAAACGGTCCGGGTCGAGCTGTTCACGATCGCCGCACGCAGTGTGCGTGCGCACATGTCCGATATCCTTCGGGCAACCAGCGCGGACGCAAGCGTAAGCGCCCTGTGCAAGCTTCTGGAGCCTGGCGTCCGCAAGATCTCGGCCGCCGCTACCAAGCTGATCCGTGCAGAGGTCCGCAACGAAGCCGTCGCCCGGCGCGAGCGACTGATCGCGCTCGGCGCCAGCGAAGACATCGTCAAAGGCCTCGTCCGCTTGTTCGAACTCGACGGCATGTTCGGGATCGTTGCGCTGGCAGCCCGCCGAAAGGTGGACGAGCTATCGCTGACCCGCGCTTACACGATGCTCGGCGAAGCGCTCGGGATCGACTGGGCGCAACAGCAGGTCGCCCGCTTCACCCCGTCCGACCAGTGGGAACGCCTTCTGACCGCCGGCCTTGCCCGCGACTTCGAACAGCTGCGGATCGAGTTCCTGTCGCGCGTGCGCAGCAAGGAACCGCATGTCGCGGTCGAAAATTGGGTTGAAGCGCAGATGCCCAGGATCGAGCAGTTCCGCCAGCTGATCGCGCGCGCTCGGCATGAAGGCTCCGTCTCGGCGTCGATGCTGGCCCAGATTGCCAGCCAGGCGCGCATCCTGCTCGCGCGCTAG
- a CDS encoding PAS domain-containing protein: MDSYREHPSEFEPAAQSEAVRPDIGSDERRMHVRAYNYWASLLDGRDYPSIEDLEPGDLKEFAPHSVLLDFTAGRDNPATPYIGDAIRVECGVGDDIQTIANVPARSLLSRLTDHYMQIIANRAPVGFEAEFENQRGENICYRGILMPFSSDGDTIDFIYGVINWKKGEGAAQPVAAPATAEVAPETPVLEPEDEPDAYAALSIHGLADEEEAPLELGAESIVAPAIHDDEGETDFDVGEDAGIGDRLWAARETAEAAKASEGRSRTALYQALSRAWDFALAAKADPDGYAELLDESGLKAQVRAPMTAIVKLVFGIDYDKARLTEFAAALSYAEREGVPLGGFLNLVERQLGGLKALVAAERQARRPEPKPDTKTMEAKARLREAAPMSLSAIGTDEEFALVLTRRSADGGHQAVAVVDDPALVERALRHAAG, translated from the coding sequence TACTGGGCGTCGCTGCTCGATGGCCGCGACTATCCCTCGATCGAGGACCTCGAGCCGGGCGACCTCAAGGAATTCGCACCGCACAGCGTCCTTCTGGATTTTACCGCCGGTCGCGATAACCCGGCCACCCCGTACATCGGCGACGCGATCCGGGTGGAATGCGGCGTTGGCGACGACATCCAGACCATTGCCAATGTGCCCGCCCGTTCGCTGCTTTCGCGCCTGACCGACCATTACATGCAAATCATCGCCAACCGCGCGCCGGTCGGCTTCGAAGCGGAATTCGAAAACCAGCGCGGCGAAAACATCTGCTATCGCGGCATCCTGATGCCGTTTTCGTCCGACGGCGACACGATCGACTTCATTTACGGCGTGATCAACTGGAAGAAAGGCGAAGGCGCCGCGCAGCCGGTCGCAGCCCCCGCTACCGCTGAAGTCGCACCGGAGACCCCTGTCCTCGAACCTGAAGACGAGCCCGACGCCTATGCGGCACTTTCGATCCATGGGTTGGCCGACGAGGAAGAGGCGCCGCTTGAGCTGGGCGCCGAATCGATCGTTGCGCCGGCCATCCATGACGACGAGGGCGAAACCGATTTCGACGTTGGCGAGGATGCCGGGATCGGCGATCGCCTATGGGCCGCGCGCGAAACCGCCGAAGCTGCCAAGGCTTCGGAAGGCCGCAGCAGGACCGCGCTCTACCAGGCATTGAGCCGGGCGTGGGACTTTGCGCTGGCAGCCAAGGCCGACCCGGACGGATACGCCGAACTGCTCGACGAATCCGGGCTCAAGGCGCAGGTCCGTGCCCCGATGACGGCGATCGTCAAGCTCGTCTTCGGAATCGATTACGACAAGGCGCGACTGACCGAATTTGCCGCCGCTTTGTCCTACGCGGAACGCGAAGGCGTCCCGCTCGGCGGCTTTTTGAACCTGGTCGAGCGCCAGCTCGGCGGCTTGAAGGCGCTGGTCGCGGCCGAGCGGCAGGCGCGGCGGCCCGAGCCCAAGCCCGATACGAAGACGATGGAGGCGAAGGCGCGGTTGCGCGAAGCGGCGCCGATGTCGCTTTCAGCCATCGGCACCGACGAAGAGTTTGCGCTGGTCCTGACGCGTCGTTCCGCCGACGGCGGCCATCAGGCAGTTGCTGTCGTCGACGATCCGGCGCTGGTCGAGCGCGCCCTGCGCCACGCGGCGGGCTGA